GGCGGTGCGGGCCGCGGCGCACGAGCCGCGGCCCCCAGAGACCAGCATCACGGGCAGGCAGCACAGGGCTGCCGAGAACGGACACACCATGACACTCCTCACGCCGTCGCGTCGCCGCTCCGACACGGGTCGCAGCCCCTTCTCCGAGGTCCGCGAGACCGAACGCCAGGCGACCCTCTTCGTCATCGCCACGGCGGCCGTCGGGGCGAGCGCCAGCCTCGTCGCCGCCCTCTTCCTCAGCAACGGGCTGTTCCTGTGAACGACGACCTGACGTACGTCGAACTCGCTCCCACCGAGCCCCTCGACCTCTCGATGCTCTTCGAGGCCGACGCGGCCTGACCCCGCAGGGACGCGACGTCCATGCGGTTCCGAGCCGGCGCCTCCTACCCTTGACGCCATGCAGACCCTCGACCCGGCGCGCGTCAGCCCGGCCTCACGGCTCGACGACCGCTACGGCCGACGCCCCGGCCGAGCCCGGCGCTCGCGGCTGATCGCCCTCGTCGCGGGCGGCGTCGTGGCCGTCGTGGTGGCGGCCTGGGTCGTGCTCGTCGCCTTCGACGGCGACTCGGCCGAACTCGAGGTGAGCCACTACGGCTTCACCGTCGCCGGCGACGACGCGGTCGAGGTGCAGTACACGATCAACGTCGCGGGCGGCACCGACGTCGCCTGCGCGGTGCAGGCGCTGAACGAGAACCGCGCGGTGGTCGGGTGGAAGGTCGTCGACCTGCCCGCCGTCGACACGTTCACCCAGACCTACACGACCTCGCTCGTGACCAGCGAGCGTGCCGTGACCGGCTCCGCTTACCGCTGCTGGGTGCCCTGACCGGTCGCGAGGCCGACCGCACCTCCACGAACGACGCGACCCGCGCCTCCTGCAGGAGGCGCGGGTCGCGTTCGTCGGGCGGCGTCACCGCCCGGCCGGGTCAGGAGGCCTGTGGCACCCGGTTCGCCTTCGCGAGGTTGGCGACGAGCTCGTCCTTCGTCTGGCGCACGACGTAGGCCGGACGGTCACGCTCGACGCGCCAGCTCTCGGACAGCGGGCTGACGTCGACGGTGTCGAAGCCGAGCTCGTCGTAGAGGTCGGTCATCAGGGCGACGGCCTCGGGCGAGTCGCTCGACGTGGCCAGGGCGCGGCGGTCGGGGGTCCCGGCCGGGGCGACGTCGGTGGTGATGTCCTTGGCCATGATGTGGTTGAAGCCCTTGACGACCTTGCTGGTCGGAAGGTGGCGCTGCAGCATCTCGGACACCGTGTCGGTGCCGGCGTCGAGGGCGGCGATGTGGCCGTCGCGCTCGAAGTAGTAGTTGTTCGTGTCGATCACGGTCTTGCCCGCGAGCGGCTCGACCGGCACCTGGTCGACGTTCTTGAGGGGGACGGTGACGACGACCACGTCGCCTGCCGCACCGGCCTCGGTCGCGGTGGCGGCCCGGGCCTTCGGGCCGAGGTCGGCCACGAGGTCGGCGAGGGTCTCGGGCCCGCGCGAGTTGCTGATCACGACGTCGTGCCCGTGGGCGATGACCGCCCGGGCGACCTGGCTGCCGATGTTGCCTGCTCCGATGATTCCGTAAGTTGTCATGGGCAACTCAACCGGCGGCCCGCTCGATGCCTTCCCGACGATGCCGTTCTCCCAGGGCATCGCAAGGTCCGGGCGGCTCGTGCCGTGATCGCGGGTGGTGGTCCCGGGTGGTGCCCGTGACCCCGTCGTGATGCGATCGTCACCCGCGCCACCGTCACCTGATGGCCCCGCATGCGACAGGATGGACCCCACACGAGTCACGAGGGGGAGGCGATGGCCGCGCCACAGCAGGACGACGCGCTCGATCGCGTCCTCGCCGAGCGCTACCGCTTGCAGTCCGTCGTGGGCCGAGGGGGCATGGCTACCGTCTACAAGGCCGTCGACGAGAGCCTCAACCGCACGGTCGCGATCAAGGTCTTCCACAGTGCGATGGTCGATCCGGCCCGACAAGAGGCCGAGCTCGGCGTGCTGTCCAGCCTCGAGCACCACGGCCTCGTCGGTCTCTTCGACGCCGGGGTCGAGCAGGGGCCGAACGGTCCCCAACGCTTCCTCGTGATGCCGCTGATCGCCGGGCTCAACCTCGAAGACCGTCTGCGGCACGGCGCGCTCGCCGCGCGGCACATCGCCGAGATCGGCTACGACATGGCCGAGGCGCTCGACTACATCCACGGCCACTCGGTCGTGCACCGTGACATCAAGCCGTCGAACATCCTGCTCGTCGACTACGGCGACCACGAGGCGGCCCGTGCCCGGGCCAAGCTGGCCGACTTCGGCATCGCCCTCACCGAGGACGTCGAACGACTCACGGCCGAGGGGGTCACCACCGGCACCGCCGCGTACCTCAGCCCCGAGCAGGCGGTGGGTGGCGAGGTCGGCCCCCCGAGCGACGTCTACAGCCTCGGCCTGGTGCTGCTGCAGTGCTTCACGCGCCGGCGCGAGTTCCCCGGGTCTCTCGTCGAGTCGGCGGTCGCGCGACTGTCCCGCGACCCGGTGCTGCCCGAGCCGCTGCCCGAGCACTGGCGTCAGGCCCTGCGCGCCATGACCAGCCGCGACCCCGCGCAGCGGCCGACCCGCGCCGAGCTCGTCGCGATGATGCGCGACGTGGTCATCACCGAGACGACGGACCACCGGGACGGCGTGGGCGACCTGTCGACCGGCGACGGCTCGATGCGCGGGGGCGACACCGAGCCGTTCGACCACAGCGAGGTCCTCGACACCCTGCCCAACGAGGCGCTCGACCGCGTCACGGCCATGGCGGCCCGCCTGTTCTCGGCGCCCATCGCCCTGGCGACCGTGATCGACGAGGACCGCACGTGGTTCACGACCCACTACGACCCGGCCGTGGGCGACATCGCCCGGCACATCGACCTCTCGCTCGGCGCCGTGCACTCCTCCGAGCCCCTCGTCATCGAGGACGCCGCGACCGACCGACGCGTGGCGACCAGCCCGCTGGTCACCGGGCCGCTCGGCATGCGGTTCTACGTCAGCGTGCCCCTCACCCGACGCGACGGCCACACGATCGGCACGCTCTCGGTGATCGGGCGTGAGCCGAGCACGGCCAGCGACGAGCAGGTCGCCAACCTCACCGACCTCGCGGCGCTCGTGGTCGCCCAGCTCGAGCTGCGACAAGAGAGCCTGCGGATCGCCGGCACGACCACCGGCAGCGTGCCGCACGCCTCGCGCGTCGACCTCGACACCGAGTCGTGGAGCCCGTCCGACCGCTGACGTGCGGCAGACTTGCCCGGTGACCGTCGAGCTCGTGCCCTCCGTCGCGAGCGAGACCAGCGCCCCCGTGGCTGCCGCCGTGCCCGCCCGCGTCGCGGCCTTCCCCCGCCTGCGCTACATGGGCTCGAAGTACGCGCTGCTGCCCGTGCTGCACGACGTCTTCTCGAGCGTCGCGCCCGTCCCTGCCCGCGACCCCGAAGGCGAAGGAGGCGCGGTTCGGCTCTCGACTGCGATCGACGCCTTCAGCGGGTCGGGCGTCGTCTCGTACCTCATGAAGGCGGAAGGTCGCCAGGTCGTGAGCAACGACT
This genomic interval from Frigoribacterium sp. Leaf415 contains the following:
- a CDS encoding protein kinase domain-containing protein, coding for MAAPQQDDALDRVLAERYRLQSVVGRGGMATVYKAVDESLNRTVAIKVFHSAMVDPARQEAELGVLSSLEHHGLVGLFDAGVEQGPNGPQRFLVMPLIAGLNLEDRLRHGALAARHIAEIGYDMAEALDYIHGHSVVHRDIKPSNILLVDYGDHEAARARAKLADFGIALTEDVERLTAEGVTTGTAAYLSPEQAVGGEVGPPSDVYSLGLVLLQCFTRRREFPGSLVESAVARLSRDPVLPEPLPEHWRQALRAMTSRDPAQRPTRAELVAMMRDVVITETTDHRDGVGDLSTGDGSMRGGDTEPFDHSEVLDTLPNEALDRVTAMAARLFSAPIALATVIDEDRTWFTTHYDPAVGDIARHIDLSLGAVHSSEPLVIEDAATDRRVATSPLVTGPLGMRFYVSVPLTRRDGHTIGTLSVIGREPSTASDEQVANLTDLAALVVAQLELRQESLRIAGTTTGSVPHASRVDLDTESWSPSDR
- a CDS encoding DUF4307 domain-containing protein, which produces MQTLDPARVSPASRLDDRYGRRPGRARRSRLIALVAGGVVAVVVAAWVVLVAFDGDSAELEVSHYGFTVAGDDAVEVQYTINVAGGTDVACAVQALNENRAVVGWKVVDLPAVDTFTQTYTTSLVTSERAVTGSAYRCWVP
- a CDS encoding NADPH-dependent F420 reductase, with the translated sequence MPWENGIVGKASSGPPVELPMTTYGIIGAGNIGSQVARAVIAHGHDVVISNSRGPETLADLVADLGPKARAATATEAGAAGDVVVVTVPLKNVDQVPVEPLAGKTVIDTNNYYFERDGHIAALDAGTDTVSEMLQRHLPTSKVVKGFNHIMAKDITTDVAPAGTPDRRALATSSDSPEAVALMTDLYDELGFDTVDVSPLSESWRVERDRPAYVVRQTKDELVANLAKANRVPQAS